In one window of Paraburkholderia sp. BL10I2N1 DNA:
- a CDS encoding LacI family DNA-binding transcriptional regulator, which translates to MSDVAERAGVSKMTVSRVLAGRSVSQATRERVQKVIDELGYVADAAAGALSSGRSEFVAVLVPSLSSSNFSDTVRGLTAALSPHGLQLLLGDTDYRLEQEELLVRSMLRHQPRCVALTGGRHTEATRTLLQRAGIPVVEMWDLPADPIDTAVGFSNATAARAMVRHLHACGYRRIGFIAGASERDRRGLDRMRGYVAEMKALGLGEPRVIRLGDSPITMSHGAPAIGALLEAWPDTEAVMCVSDMSAFGAIMECHRRGLSVPGDIAIAGFGNFEVSWCCQPAITTVSVDAYGIGLRAGETLLAALAAREAGEAPRAKSVKIDFTVIARESA; encoded by the coding sequence ATGTCCGATGTTGCCGAACGCGCTGGCGTCTCGAAGATGACCGTGTCCCGCGTGCTGGCCGGACGCAGCGTATCGCAGGCGACCCGCGAACGGGTTCAGAAGGTGATCGATGAACTCGGATACGTCGCCGATGCGGCAGCGGGCGCATTGTCGTCGGGACGCTCGGAGTTCGTCGCGGTGCTGGTGCCGTCGCTCTCGAGTTCCAACTTCTCCGACACGGTGCGCGGCCTGACCGCCGCGCTCAGTCCGCATGGTCTGCAGTTATTGCTCGGCGACACCGACTATCGTCTCGAACAGGAAGAGCTCCTCGTGCGTTCGATGCTGCGCCACCAGCCGCGTTGCGTCGCGCTGACGGGCGGGCGGCATACCGAGGCGACCCGCACGCTGTTGCAGCGCGCCGGTATTCCGGTGGTCGAAATGTGGGATCTGCCCGCCGATCCGATCGATACCGCAGTGGGCTTCTCGAACGCGACGGCGGCGCGGGCGATGGTTCGGCACCTGCATGCGTGCGGATATCGCCGCATCGGCTTTATCGCCGGCGCGAGTGAACGCGATCGGCGCGGCCTCGACCGGATGCGCGGCTATGTCGCTGAAATGAAGGCGCTGGGACTCGGCGAGCCCCGCGTGATCCGGCTCGGCGACTCGCCGATCACGATGAGTCATGGCGCGCCGGCAATCGGCGCGTTGCTCGAAGCGTGGCCCGATACCGAAGCCGTGATGTGCGTGAGCGACATGTCGGCGTTTGGCGCGATCATGGAGTGCCACCGGCGCGGGTTGTCGGTGCCGGGCGATATCGCGATTGCCGGCTTCGGCAACTTCGAGGTGTCATGGTGCTGTCAACCGGCCATCACCACGGTGTCGGTGGATGCCTATGGCATCGGCTTGCGTGCCGGCGAGACCTTGCTCGCCGCGCTCGCCGCGCGCGAGGCCGGCGAGGCGCCGCGTGCGAAGTCCGTCAAGATCGACTTCACGGTCATCGCGCGCGAAAGCGCCTGA
- a CDS encoding IlvD/Edd family dehydratase, producing the protein MSASTPRRLRSQEWFDDPAHADMTALYVERFMNYGLTREELQSGRPIIGIAQTGSDLAPCNRHHIELAARTKAGIRDAGGIPMEFPVHPLAEQSRRPTAALDRNLAYLGLVEILHGFPLDGVVLTTGCDKTTPACLMAAATVDMPAIVLSGGPMLDGWHEGKRIGSGTVIWHARNLLAAGEIDYEGFMQLTTASSPSIGHCNTMGTALSMNSLAEALGMSLPGCASIPAAYRERGQMAYATGKRIVDLVREDVRPSQIMTKGAFENAIVVASALGASTNCPPHLIAIARHMGVELSLEDWQRVGEQVPLIVNCMPAGEYLGESFHRAGGVPAVLRELAQANLVHRECLTVSGRTIGEIAADAPSGDREVIRTTEDPLKHGAGFIVLSGNFFNSAIMKMSVVGDAFRQTYLSEPGAENTFEARAIVFDGPEDYHARIDDPSLEIDQHCILVIRGAGPVGYPGSAEVVNMAPPAALVRQGINSLPTLGDGRQSGTSASPSILNMSPEAAVGGGLALLRTNDRIRVDLNARSVNVLVDDDELARRRETATFKIPPAQTPWQELYRQTVGQLSTGGCLEPATLYLKVIAERGNPRHSH; encoded by the coding sequence ATGTCAGCATCCACACCGCGCCGGCTGCGAAGCCAGGAATGGTTCGACGATCCCGCGCACGCGGACATGACGGCGCTTTACGTTGAGCGCTTCATGAACTACGGCCTCACGCGCGAAGAACTGCAGTCGGGCCGGCCGATCATCGGTATCGCGCAGACTGGCAGCGACCTTGCGCCGTGCAACCGGCATCACATCGAACTGGCGGCGCGCACCAAAGCCGGTATTCGCGACGCAGGCGGTATCCCGATGGAATTCCCGGTCCATCCGCTCGCCGAGCAGAGCCGCCGGCCGACCGCCGCGCTCGACCGCAATCTCGCGTATCTGGGCCTCGTCGAAATCCTGCACGGCTTTCCGCTCGATGGCGTGGTGCTGACCACCGGCTGCGACAAGACCACGCCTGCCTGCCTGATGGCGGCGGCGACCGTCGACATGCCCGCCATCGTGCTGTCCGGCGGCCCGATGCTCGACGGCTGGCACGAAGGCAAACGCATCGGCTCCGGGACCGTCATCTGGCACGCGCGCAATCTGCTCGCGGCCGGCGAAATCGACTACGAAGGCTTCATGCAACTGACGACCGCGTCGTCGCCGTCGATCGGTCACTGCAACACGATGGGCACCGCGCTCTCGATGAACAGCCTGGCTGAAGCGCTCGGCATGTCGCTGCCCGGCTGCGCGAGCATTCCCGCGGCGTACCGCGAGCGTGGCCAGATGGCGTATGCCACCGGCAAGCGGATCGTCGACCTCGTGCGCGAGGATGTGCGGCCGTCGCAGATCATGACCAAGGGTGCGTTCGAAAACGCCATCGTGGTGGCGTCGGCGCTGGGGGCGTCGACTAATTGCCCGCCGCATCTGATCGCGATTGCGCGGCACATGGGCGTCGAGCTGAGTCTCGAAGACTGGCAGCGCGTGGGCGAGCAGGTGCCGCTGATCGTGAACTGCATGCCGGCCGGCGAATACCTCGGCGAAAGCTTTCACCGTGCGGGCGGCGTGCCTGCCGTATTGCGCGAGCTTGCGCAAGCGAACCTCGTGCATCGCGAATGTCTGACCGTGTCGGGCCGGACCATCGGCGAGATCGCCGCGGACGCGCCGTCGGGGGATCGCGAGGTCATCAGGACAACGGAAGATCCGCTCAAGCACGGCGCGGGTTTCATAGTGCTGTCGGGCAACTTCTTCAACAGCGCGATCATGAAGATGTCGGTGGTCGGCGACGCGTTCCGGCAGACCTATCTGAGCGAGCCCGGTGCGGAAAACACGTTCGAGGCGCGGGCTATCGTGTTCGATGGCCCCGAGGACTATCACGCGCGCATCGACGATCCGTCGCTCGAAATCGACCAGCACTGCATTCTGGTGATTCGCGGCGCCGGGCCCGTGGGCTATCCGGGCAGCGCCGAAGTCGTCAACATGGCGCCGCCGGCGGCGCTCGTGCGTCAGGGCATCAACTCGCTGCCGACGCTTGGCGACGGGCGGCAAAGCGGCACGTCCGCGAGCCCGTCGATTCTGAACATGTCGCCGGAAGCGGCCGTGGGCGGCGGGCTCGCGCTGTTGCGCACGAATGACCGCATTCGCGTGGATCTGAATGCGCGCAGCGTCAACGTGCTGGTCGATGACGACGAACTCGCGCGGCGCCGTGAGACGGCGACCTTCAAGATTCCGCCGGCGCAAACGCCGTGGCAGGAACTGTACCGCCAGACGGTGGGCCAGCTCTCGACCGGCGGCTGCCTCGAGCCCGCCACGCTCTACCTGAAGGTGATTGCCGAGCGCGGCAATCCGCGGCATTCGCACTGA
- a CDS encoding fumarylacetoacetate hydrolase family protein gives MSAISQSSFLPDDLDEALLVGRVWRKTDTHEGPCVVVVRGGELFDITATVPTTADLFERENAAQVARTAPGVSLGTAAQLIAANLPHAAAPVVRLLAPCDIQAIKACGVTFAVSLIERVIEEQAGGDPAKAKEVRETIASMIGTDLSKIEPGSDAAMKLKSELERRGAWSQYMEVGIGPDAEVFSKSQPMSAVGFGADVGLLAASNWNNPEPEIVLAVNSRGEIVGATLGNDVNLRDIEGRSALLLGKCKDNNGSCAIGPFVRLFDERFSLDSVRTASVSLRVEGADDDFLLEGVSHMSEISRDPADLVAQTWGRHHQYPDGFMLFLGTMFSPIKDRDAPGAGFTHHLGDLVTVATPQLGALTNTVRLSTEIEPWTFGVRALYQNLAARGLLASA, from the coding sequence ATGTCCGCAATTTCCCAATCCAGTTTCCTTCCGGACGACCTCGATGAGGCGCTGCTCGTCGGGCGCGTGTGGCGCAAGACCGACACGCATGAAGGCCCGTGCGTGGTCGTCGTGCGCGGCGGCGAGCTGTTCGATATCACCGCGACCGTGCCGACCACGGCGGACCTGTTCGAGCGCGAGAACGCCGCGCAGGTCGCGCGTACCGCGCCGGGCGTGTCGCTCGGCACGGCCGCGCAGTTGATCGCCGCCAATTTGCCTCACGCGGCCGCGCCGGTCGTACGGCTGCTCGCGCCATGCGACATTCAGGCGATCAAGGCGTGCGGCGTGACGTTCGCGGTGAGTCTGATCGAGCGCGTGATCGAGGAGCAGGCGGGCGGCGATCCGGCGAAGGCGAAGGAGGTCCGCGAGACCATCGCTTCGATGATCGGCACCGACCTGTCGAAGATCGAACCGGGCTCGGACGCGGCGATGAAGCTGAAGTCGGAACTCGAGCGGCGCGGTGCGTGGTCGCAATACATGGAAGTGGGCATCGGTCCTGACGCGGAAGTGTTTTCGAAGTCGCAGCCAATGTCGGCGGTCGGCTTCGGCGCCGATGTGGGACTGCTCGCCGCATCGAACTGGAACAATCCGGAACCGGAGATCGTGCTGGCGGTGAATAGCCGTGGTGAGATCGTCGGCGCGACGCTCGGCAACGACGTCAACCTGCGCGATATCGAGGGCCGCTCGGCGCTGCTCTTGGGCAAGTGCAAGGACAACAACGGCTCGTGCGCGATCGGCCCGTTCGTGCGCCTGTTCGACGAGCGCTTCTCGCTCGACTCGGTGCGCACGGCCAGCGTCTCGCTGCGCGTGGAAGGCGCCGACGACGACTTCCTGCTCGAAGGTGTGAGCCACATGAGCGAAATCAGCCGTGATCCGGCGGACCTCGTTGCGCAGACGTGGGGACGGCATCATCAGTATCCGGACGGCTTCATGCTGTTCCTCGGTACCATGTTCTCGCCGATCAAGGACCGTGACGCGCCCGGCGCGGGGTTCACGCACCACCTCGGCGACCTGGTGACGGTTGCGACGCCGCAACTCGGCGCGTTGACCAACACGGTTCGGCTGAGCACCGAAATCGAGCCGTGGACGTTCGGGGTGCGCGCGCTGTATCAGAACCTGGCCGCGCGCGGCCTGCTTGCGTCGGCCTGA
- a CDS encoding aldehyde dehydrogenase family protein: protein MSQFANYIDGQWVEGASVSRNVNPSNLDDVIGEFAQADADQTQRAIRAARNAFAQWSLSTPQQRFDLLDHAGSAILARKAELGKLLAREEGKTLPEAIGEVGRAGQIFKFFAGEALRLGGEIVPSVRPGMTVEMTREPVGVIGLITPWNFPIAIPAWKIAPALAYGNTVVIKPADLVPGSTWELVKIIAEAGAPAGVINLVMGRGSVVGEALVSSPEVDAVSFTGSVATGRAIGAKCFASGKKFQLEMGGKNPMVVLDDADLDVAIEVCINGAFYSTGQRCTASSRLIVTEGIYERFIDGMKKRMQALKVGDALADGTQIGPVVDDKQLEQDERYLAVAREEGGSVFGGELVERATRGYFLAPALVTDTTPAMRINREEVFGPVASVVKVKDYHEALAVANDTEFGLSAGICTTSLKYASHFRRHAQAGMVMVNTATAGVDYHVPFGGRKGSSYGPREQGSYAREFYTVVKTAYVSPGAV from the coding sequence ATGAGCCAGTTTGCAAACTACATCGACGGACAGTGGGTAGAAGGCGCAAGCGTGTCCCGCAACGTCAATCCGTCCAACCTCGACGACGTCATCGGCGAGTTCGCGCAGGCCGACGCCGACCAGACGCAACGCGCGATCCGCGCCGCGCGCAACGCGTTCGCGCAATGGTCGTTGTCCACGCCTCAGCAGCGCTTCGACCTGCTCGATCATGCAGGCAGCGCGATCCTCGCGCGCAAGGCCGAACTGGGCAAGCTTCTCGCGCGCGAAGAAGGCAAGACGCTGCCCGAAGCGATCGGCGAGGTGGGCCGCGCGGGGCAGATCTTCAAGTTCTTTGCGGGCGAAGCGCTGCGCCTCGGCGGCGAAATCGTGCCGTCCGTGCGCCCGGGCATGACCGTGGAAATGACGCGCGAGCCGGTTGGTGTGATCGGCCTCATCACGCCGTGGAATTTCCCCATCGCGATTCCGGCCTGGAAGATTGCGCCGGCGCTCGCCTACGGCAACACCGTGGTCATCAAGCCGGCCGACCTCGTGCCGGGCAGCACGTGGGAACTCGTCAAGATCATCGCCGAAGCCGGCGCGCCGGCGGGCGTCATCAATCTCGTGATGGGGCGTGGTTCCGTAGTGGGCGAAGCGCTGGTCTCGTCGCCGGAAGTCGATGCCGTGAGCTTCACCGGTTCCGTGGCGACCGGTCGTGCGATCGGCGCGAAATGTTTCGCGTCGGGCAAGAAGTTCCAGCTGGAGATGGGCGGCAAGAACCCGATGGTGGTGCTCGACGACGCCGACCTCGACGTTGCGATCGAGGTGTGCATCAACGGTGCGTTCTACTCGACGGGCCAGCGTTGCACGGCGTCGAGCCGCTTGATCGTGACGGAAGGGATTTACGAGCGGTTCATCGACGGCATGAAGAAGCGCATGCAAGCGTTGAAGGTCGGCGATGCGCTCGCTGACGGGACCCAGATCGGCCCGGTCGTCGACGACAAGCAGCTCGAGCAGGACGAACGCTATCTCGCCGTCGCGCGGGAAGAGGGCGGCAGCGTGTTCGGCGGCGAGCTGGTCGAGCGCGCCACGCGCGGCTATTTCCTCGCGCCGGCGCTGGTCACCGACACGACCCCTGCCATGCGCATCAACCGCGAAGAAGTGTTCGGCCCGGTGGCGTCGGTCGTCAAGGTCAAGGACTATCACGAAGCGCTCGCGGTCGCCAACGACACCGAGTTCGGGCTCTCGGCAGGTATCTGCACGACGTCGCTCAAGTACGCGAGCCATTTCCGCCGACACGCGCAGGCCGGCATGGTGATGGTGAACACGGCAACCGCCGGCGTCGATTATCACGTGCCGTTTGGTGGCCGCAAGGGTTCGAGCTACGGTCCGCGCGAGCAGGGCAGCTATGCGCGCGAGTTCTATACGGTGGTGAAGACCGCGTATGTGAGTCCGGGCGCGGTTTGA
- a CDS encoding DUF4148 domain-containing protein: MKSLVQAVVIAATLAAPVAVFAQSNQPLTRAQVREQLVQIEKAGYNPARSNPNEYPSNIQAAEARVAAQNSAAGGVASGSSQQGHAVAQ; this comes from the coding sequence ATGAAATCGCTCGTTCAAGCCGTCGTTATCGCCGCTACCCTCGCTGCTCCGGTTGCCGTGTTCGCCCAGTCGAACCAGCCGCTGACCCGCGCGCAAGTCCGTGAACAACTGGTCCAGATCGAAAAGGCGGGCTACAACCCGGCCCGTTCGAACCCGAATGAATACCCGTCGAACATCCAGGCCGCTGAAGCACGCGTAGCGGCGCAGAACAGCGCAGCGGGTGGAGTGGCCAGCGGTTCGTCGCAGCAAGGTCACGCGGTCGCGCAATAA
- a CDS encoding winged helix-turn-helix domain-containing protein produces the protein MKADLIERYAANLHGVLSCFDRILITGTLPGACYAAGMTSFLNANGIRLFDYARFAEPLRERIRVRAQEVCAAAGIEIEHVNKSHIRKEDLVARVLQGRGDAPGLVHVISAMEACPSYKPWHDKSSGKTYLRPETGKCLHYYFYFIDDELGLCYLRVPTWAPFGLQFYCNGHGAVARALKREGIGFVQADNAFLRIADMDRAQAIADALSPDMLHERLDRYAQWLCPVLDVFGQTYHWSLRQAEYSTDLMFRSQQTLVPLYDVLSRQAVLAAHAGKVAGFLGKKVTPQLAQEIGSRLSTRIEGRCIKHHMGVASVKVYDKFSHVLRIETTINDVSFFKHHRKVEHRNGQSTYELAALRKTIYSLFDLREIMLGCNQRYLAFLSSLDDPSAGERDLQRLSQSRVGSNERRVKGLNFFNGGEQALLRALQRGEFNVHGLRRADLARHVDMSAPVLSRQLSRLRTLGLIKKVAHTYRYYLTRLGRAAIAAACSLTRFNIVPILAAAH, from the coding sequence ATGAAGGCCGATCTGATTGAGCGTTACGCGGCGAATTTGCACGGCGTGCTGTCGTGCTTTGACCGAATCCTGATCACGGGCACGCTGCCTGGCGCGTGCTACGCAGCGGGCATGACGAGTTTTCTGAACGCCAACGGCATTCGCCTATTCGACTACGCCAGGTTCGCCGAACCGCTGCGCGAACGCATCCGTGTGCGCGCGCAAGAGGTCTGCGCTGCCGCCGGCATCGAGATTGAGCACGTCAACAAGAGCCACATCCGCAAGGAAGATCTGGTGGCACGCGTGCTGCAGGGGCGTGGCGATGCACCCGGGCTGGTGCACGTCATCTCGGCGATGGAGGCCTGCCCGAGCTACAAGCCGTGGCACGACAAGAGCAGCGGCAAGACCTACCTGCGCCCCGAGACGGGCAAGTGTCTGCACTACTACTTCTACTTCATCGATGACGAACTCGGGCTGTGCTACCTCAGGGTCCCGACCTGGGCACCGTTCGGCTTGCAGTTCTACTGCAATGGCCACGGCGCCGTGGCCCGTGCGCTCAAGCGCGAGGGCATCGGGTTCGTGCAGGCCGACAACGCCTTTTTGCGCATTGCCGATATGGACCGTGCACAGGCCATCGCCGACGCGCTGAGCCCCGATATGCTGCATGAGCGACTGGACCGCTACGCGCAGTGGCTGTGCCCGGTGCTCGACGTGTTCGGCCAGACCTACCACTGGAGCCTGCGGCAGGCCGAGTATTCCACTGACCTGATGTTCCGCAGCCAACAGACGCTGGTGCCGCTGTACGACGTGCTGTCGCGTCAGGCGGTGCTGGCCGCGCACGCCGGGAAAGTAGCCGGCTTCCTGGGCAAGAAGGTCACGCCGCAATTGGCGCAGGAGATCGGCTCGCGGCTGTCCACCCGCATCGAGGGACGCTGCATCAAGCACCATATGGGCGTTGCCAGCGTCAAGGTTTACGACAAGTTCTCCCATGTGTTGCGGATAGAAACCACCATCAACGACGTGAGCTTCTTCAAACACCACCGCAAGGTGGAACACAGGAATGGCCAAAGCACCTACGAACTCGCAGCGTTGAGGAAAACCATCTACAGCCTGTTCGACCTGCGCGAGATCATGCTGGGCTGCAACCAGCGCTACCTCGCGTTTTTGTCGAGTCTGGATGACCCCAGCGCAGGTGAGCGCGACCTTCAACGTTTGAGCCAGTCCCGCGTGGGCAGTAATGAGCGCAGGGTCAAAGGACTCAACTTCTTCAACGGCGGCGAGCAAGCACTGCTGCGTGCCTTGCAGCGCGGCGAGTTCAACGTGCATGGCCTGCGCCGTGCCGATCTGGCCAGGCATGTGGACATGAGCGCCCCGGTGCTGTCCCGACAGCTCTCGCGACTGCGCACACTCGGCTTGATCAAGAAGGTGGCCCATACCTACCGCTACTACCTCACGCGTCTGGGCCGCGCCGCCATCGCTGCTGCCTGTTCTCTCACCCGTTTCAACATCGTTCCAATTCTGGCCGCAGCACACTGA
- a CDS encoding MFS transporter produces MTPHALDTQSAASEQTRGDIVRIIVATSLVTALEMFDFTVFGFFAVMIGDHFFPATNPMTSLLLAVATFGVGFLMRPLGAVMIGAYADRVGRRAAMTRTTWMMALGTAAVGLSPSFATIGIAAPLVVIAGRSLQGFALGGDIGVAATFVTEAGSASSRGFRVSWQPASQGAAALLGASLGLLLSGTMPPHALASWGWRIPFVMGLLIAPVGLYVRRRLLDSPDSASAIPNAANRMNNGAPRAELWREHGKTILLAMLMMMGQTIPVYAVVYYMPSYVTRVMHMPALTGFLASTSSALLLVIIPPLAGRLVDRLPRRKPLVLFSSGCTALLVYPAFLLITRATGPLPILAGVGLVSAAIALGAGTVTLLVLEALPARVRASGIAISHALNVALFGGTAQFIVTGLVKWTGNPMSAAWYVAPACVVSFVAVVLFTERDARVDHA; encoded by the coding sequence ATGACCCCGCACGCGCTCGACACCCAGTCAGCCGCAAGCGAGCAAACTCGCGGCGACATCGTCAGAATCATCGTCGCCACGTCGCTCGTCACTGCGCTCGAAATGTTCGACTTCACCGTGTTTGGCTTTTTCGCGGTGATGATCGGCGATCATTTCTTCCCGGCGACCAACCCGATGACGTCGTTACTGCTGGCGGTCGCCACGTTCGGCGTCGGCTTCCTGATGCGCCCGCTGGGCGCGGTGATGATCGGCGCCTACGCGGACCGCGTCGGACGCCGCGCCGCGATGACGCGCACCACCTGGATGATGGCGCTGGGAACTGCCGCGGTGGGCCTGTCTCCATCGTTTGCCACGATCGGCATCGCCGCGCCGCTGGTCGTCATCGCTGGCCGCTCGCTGCAAGGCTTCGCGCTCGGCGGCGACATCGGCGTGGCCGCGACCTTCGTCACGGAGGCGGGGTCCGCATCGAGCCGCGGCTTCCGGGTCAGCTGGCAGCCCGCGAGCCAGGGCGCGGCGGCGTTGCTCGGCGCATCGCTCGGCCTGCTGCTCAGCGGCACGATGCCGCCGCACGCGCTTGCGTCGTGGGGCTGGCGGATTCCGTTCGTGATGGGTCTGCTGATCGCGCCGGTCGGACTCTATGTTCGGCGCCGGCTGCTCGACAGTCCGGATTCCGCCTCGGCCATCCCGAACGCCGCGAACCGCATGAATAACGGCGCGCCGCGCGCCGAGCTGTGGCGCGAACATGGCAAGACGATTCTGCTGGCCATGCTGATGATGATGGGGCAAACCATCCCCGTCTACGCGGTCGTCTACTACATGCCGAGCTACGTGACTCGCGTGATGCACATGCCCGCGCTCACCGGGTTCCTCGCGTCCACCTCGTCCGCGCTGCTGCTGGTGATAATTCCGCCGCTGGCCGGCCGTCTCGTCGATCGCTTGCCGCGCCGCAAGCCGCTGGTGCTGTTCAGCTCGGGATGCACCGCGCTGCTGGTGTATCCCGCGTTTCTGCTGATCACCCGCGCGACGGGCCCGCTGCCCATTCTGGCTGGCGTCGGGCTCGTCAGCGCCGCGATCGCGCTCGGTGCCGGCACCGTCACGCTGCTCGTGCTCGAAGCGCTTCCCGCGCGCGTGCGCGCGAGCGGTATCGCGATCTCCCATGCGCTGAACGTTGCCCTGTTCGGCGGCACCGCGCAGTTCATCGTCACAGGGCTGGTCAAATGGACCGGCAATCCGATGTCGGCCGCCTGGTATGTGGCGCCGGCGTGCGTCGTGAGCTTCGTGGCGGTCGTGCTGTTCACGGAACGGGACGCGCGCGTCGACCACGCGTGA
- a CDS encoding IS5 family transposase — MRLEQFEQFVWPHLSLGRRGPPPTLALHKIFNYILQALYMGCQWKMLPIDRNAEGHPEIHYTRIYRTFRRWQADGCIDAIFSGSVQQLHQDQLLDLSVIHGDGTTTAAKKGGDNLGYSGHKHMKGDKVVALCDRNCNVIAPFISAPGNHNESPLLRDALPSLTAMARAIGADQHGSIVSLDGVYDCRANRKAIFNRGMTPNIPENPRGRKTPKRGRKQRYDPAIFEERFRTIERVFAWEDKFRRLLLRFERISDVHYAFKALAYTMINLRHYC; from the coding sequence TTGCGCCTGGAGCAGTTCGAGCAATTTGTCTGGCCGCATCTGAGCCTGGGCCGTCGCGGACCTCCCCCCACGCTGGCCTTGCACAAGATCTTCAACTACATCCTGCAGGCACTGTACATGGGTTGTCAATGGAAGATGCTGCCGATCGACAGGAATGCAGAAGGTCACCCTGAAATCCACTATACGCGCATCTACCGAACGTTTCGTCGCTGGCAGGCCGATGGTTGCATCGATGCCATCTTTTCTGGCTCGGTGCAGCAACTTCACCAGGACCAGCTGCTTGACCTTTCGGTCATCCACGGCGACGGCACCACGACGGCGGCGAAGAAAGGCGGCGACAATCTCGGATATAGCGGGCACAAGCATATGAAGGGCGACAAGGTGGTGGCCTTGTGCGATCGCAACTGCAACGTCATTGCTCCATTCATCAGCGCTCCCGGCAACCACAACGAATCACCGCTGTTGCGCGACGCGCTGCCCAGCCTCACCGCCATGGCCCGCGCCATTGGCGCGGACCAGCACGGTTCAATCGTCAGCCTGGATGGCGTCTACGACTGCAGGGCCAACCGCAAGGCGATCTTCAATCGCGGCATGACCCCGAACATCCCCGAGAATCCGCGCGGACGCAAAACGCCGAAACGGGGCCGCAAGCAGCGCTATGATCCGGCCATCTTCGAGGAGCGCTTCAGGACCATTGAGCGGGTCTTCGCCTGGGAGGACAAGTTCCGCCGTCTGCTGCTGCGCTTTGAGCGCATCAGTGACGTTCACTACGCGTTCAAGGCGCTTGCCTATACGATGATCAACCTGCGCCACTACTGCTGA
- a CDS encoding fatty acid desaturase, whose translation MTIYLDDTQRKAIARLATSWTWRTQWPTWVLTVTIYGGWFGVAIHARVLGLPLTAALLTLLGAWYMSLQHELLHGHPTRSPLFNALLGFAPLAVWFPYRIYRDSHLQHHDDAHLTQPGRDPESYLVDSRVWERAGWAMRGLLTWRNTFAGRLLLGPAFAIAATGVDALRKIRRGDWRDVPIWLAHFAALAALTAWLQYVCSIPAWVFIVAVGYGSLSLGSIRSFQEHRAAHSCEHRTVINEAARFWRLVFLNNNYHLVHHDLPHVPWFALRRVYETSRAQYMERSGGFLVKGYSEWLRLYAFAPVAHPVHGNLSGFIHRNPPASTSFAGKLRVKFMVVVRRGGLHEADLPATAERQTARQAL comes from the coding sequence ATGACGATTTACCTCGACGACACGCAGCGCAAAGCAATCGCCAGGCTGGCAACGAGTTGGACATGGCGCACACAGTGGCCGACGTGGGTACTGACCGTCACGATCTACGGTGGATGGTTCGGCGTCGCAATTCACGCGCGAGTGCTCGGTTTGCCCCTGACCGCGGCGCTGCTCACCTTGCTTGGCGCGTGGTACATGTCGCTGCAACATGAGTTGCTGCATGGTCACCCCACGCGCTCGCCGCTCTTCAACGCACTGCTTGGTTTTGCACCGCTCGCGGTGTGGTTTCCGTACCGCATCTATCGCGATTCACATCTTCAACATCACGACGATGCGCATTTGACGCAACCCGGGCGCGATCCGGAAAGCTACCTCGTCGACAGCCGTGTATGGGAACGCGCCGGTTGGGCGATGCGCGGGCTGCTCACGTGGCGCAATACGTTTGCCGGCCGCTTGCTGTTGGGACCGGCATTCGCCATCGCTGCAACTGGTGTCGATGCGTTACGTAAAATCAGACGCGGCGATTGGCGCGACGTGCCGATTTGGCTCGCGCACTTCGCCGCGCTCGCCGCGCTGACCGCGTGGTTGCAGTACGTGTGCTCGATTCCGGCGTGGGTGTTTATTGTCGCCGTGGGCTATGGATCGCTGTCGCTCGGATCGATTCGCTCGTTTCAGGAACATCGCGCCGCGCATAGCTGTGAGCATCGTACTGTCATTAATGAAGCGGCGCGGTTCTGGCGGCTGGTGTTTCTGAACAACAACTATCATCTGGTTCATCATGACTTGCCGCATGTGCCGTGGTTTGCGCTCCGGAGAGTCTATGAAACGTCCCGCGCGCAATACATGGAACGCTCGGGAGGCTTCCTGGTTAAAGGATATAGCGAATGGTTAAGGCTTTATGCGTTCGCACCGGTTGCGCATCCAGTGCATGGCAATCTGTCCGGCTTCATCCACAGGAATCCGCCTGCTTCCACCAGTTTTGCGGGTAAATTGCGGGTGAAATTCATGGTAGTTGTCCGTCGAGGAGGACTCCATGAAGCTGACCTACCCGCTACTGCTGAACGCCAAACCGCAAGACAAGCCCTATAA